The Ciconia boyciana chromosome 4, ASM3463844v1, whole genome shotgun sequence DNA window cctcatactagttactgtgaagaaaatgaactctatcatcccagccaaaaccagcacattctaacaactaaaacattagtgtattatcaacattattctcatcctaaatccaaaacacagcactataccaactactaggaagaaaattaactctatcccagccaaaaccagcacgcTGCTAAACAAAATTCTTACAATGcatatgtgcatgtgtttttgtgtgtttggatATAtgcaatttcaaataaatagaaGCATCATTATCTAATTATTCAAAGTAAAGCAGGTTCTTCTCAATCACCTACTAATTAGAACTGTAACTGGTGCTCATTTTATGCTGACTGGCTGCCAAACAAAAGTGATTATgtgcaataaaagcaaaattaagagGTGAGTGTTGCCATTTTACAGCAGGACATGGCAAATACATGTCCTACATCTTGAAtcacatggaggacagggaggtgattagaggcagccagcatggcttcaccaagggcaagtcctgcctgaccaacctagtggccttctatgatggagtgactacatcagtggacaagggaagagctacggatgtcatctatctggactactgtaaggcctttgacatagtcccccacaacatccttctctctaaattggagagatatggatttcatggatggactgttcggtggatgaggaattggttggatggtcacatccagagggtagtggtcaacggctcaatgtccagatggagatcagtgacgagtggtgtccctcaggggtctgtattgggaccagtactgtttaatatcttcatcaatgacatagacagtgggatcgagtgcaccctcagcaaatttgcagatgacaccaagctgagcggtgcagttgacacgccagaaggacgggatgtcatccagagggacctggacaagctggagaagtgggcccaggtgaacctcatgaggttcaacaaggccaagtgcacCTGGGTCCTGCccctgggtcagggcaacccccgatatcaatacaggctgggggatgaagggattgagagcagccctatGGAGAACttggggtactggtggatgaaaagctggacatgagccggcaatgtgcgctcacagcaCAGAAAGCCAATCGAATTCTGGGCCGCataaaaagaagcgtggccagcaggtcgagggaggtgattctgcccctctactccgctctggtgagaccccatctggagtactgcatccagctctggattcctcagcacaggaaagacatggacctgttggagcgggtccagaggagggccacgaaatgatccgagggctggagcacctctcctacgaggacaggctgagagagttggggttgttcagcctggagaagagaaggctctcTTCTccagagaagaagagaaggggacaccttattgcagcctttcaatacttaaagggggcttctAAGATAGAtgaagagagactttttaccagggcctgttgtgataggacaaggggtaatggttttaaactaaaagagtgtagatttagactagatataaggaagaaattttttacgatgagggtggtgaagcactggaacaggttgcccagagaggtggtagatgccccatccctggaaacattcatggtcaggttggatggggctctgagcaacctgatctagttgaagatgcccctgctcactgcaggggtgtcttggactagatgacctttaaaggtcccttccaacccaaaccattctatgattctatgattctatgaaataccATTTCCTTCTGTCAGCTGTATCTTGATTACACACACTCTCAGTCACACAGGCACACATTCTCTCTTACACCCACACACATTTACACATGCACTCTTGTTCTTTCTTGTTCGTTCTCTTTCCTGTAGGTTTTAACTTGAGGTCACTGAAaccagaaaagaggaagaatatAGACCacaacttttgaaaataaatgagaataaagTTCTCCCTCTgtggggaagagaaacaaacaagcaaaaagaacaagacaaaaaaacctaCCCCAATTCTTGTTCTcactgtgataatttttttctcctaccaGCAGGTGTCCTAGTAGTAAATGTTACGTGGAGGAACAAGACTTATGTGGGAACACTGCTGGACTGCACAAAGCATGATTGGGCCCCTCCCAGGTAGGCAATCATTCTGGGTCTGTTTTTTCTCTACTGTATTTTCACTCCCCAATCTCTGTCAAGAGACTATACAgagattaataaaaaacaactgGGTATATTTGAAAACATGCACCAGTgaatgaataattttctgttccaCACTGAAAAGTGGGGACATTAGGGTGAAAGTTTTTATttgagagggaaggggaaatatGTGGGGAATTAACTCAAAGgggaattaatttaaaaatacatttttagaagtttggaaactttttctctttgttgttcTACTtagatgtttcttttccatttttgtcttttttaaattacattccCTTTGAGACCTCAGTGTTCTCATTTGGAAGAAGGACAACCTACCTTTAACATGGCTGAAGGTTATGTTACGGGAAGCAGTGTTGTTTTGGTATTTATTCAGTTCATGGCTCCTGCTGATGACATCTGCTCTTGTTTATATAGGTTTTGTGAATCACCAACAAGTGACCTGGAAATGCAAGGAGGCCggggcagaggaaagcaggcaaGGTCCACTGCAGCTGTACCTGGAAATGATGCAAGTTTTACAGAGTCTAGAGGACTTCAGAATAAGAATCGAGGTGGTGCcaatgggaagggaaggaggggcagCCTTAACGCAAGTGGGTACAGTACACCACCAAACTGTGCTGTGGATGATGTCAAAGCCAGTCCCTCATCCacaaacaagaggaaaaataagccTCCAATGGAGCTAAAATTGAACTCCAGTTCAGAGGACAATAAATCTGGAAAACGTGCTCGTACTAACTCTAGAAGCACTCCCACCACCCCACAGGGGAAACTTGAGGCTACTTTTTTGGACCAAGGTTGCTCTTCTCCAGTGCTGATTGATTGTCCTCACCCCAACTGCAACAAAAAGTACAAGCACATTAATGGACTCCGATACCACCAGGCTCATGCACATTTAGatccagaaaacaaactggAGTTTGAGCCTGACAGTGAAGACAAAATTTCAGACTGTGAGGAAGCATTGAGTAATGTTGCACTTGAATGCAGTGAGCCAAGCACAAATTTGTCAAGCTTTGATCCACTAAAAGTACTGACGTCTCCTTCCTCCATCACTatcccagggacccccaaaggaaaaagggagcTGACCAGCAATGGCCCCAGTTCAGTTATCAGTTCCAAAACTGGCAAGAATTCTGGCAAAAAGAAGGGTCTGAACAGTGAAATGACCAGCCTTCCAGTAATTTCTAATATGGCATCCACCCTGGACAATTGTTTAGTAGCAGATGGCAATTTGCAAACTGAAATGCCCAAATTGGAGGCTGAAGGGTTGATAGACAAGAAAATTTTGGGTGATaaagacaaaggcaaaaaagctAATAATTGCAAAGTGGATAAAAACctttccaaactgaaaatgGCCAGGCCCATTGCCCCAGCGCCAGCACTGACTCCTCACCAATTAATAGCTATACCTACTGCAGCTTTTACAACCACCACTACAGGGACAATACCACGACTGCCCTCTCTAACAACTATTGTTGTTCAGGCTACACTAAAGAGTCCTCCGCTAAAATCTATTCAACCAATGCCCACAATTATGGGAGAGCCAAGCACTGTAAACCCAGCTCTCACATCactcaaagacagaaagaaaaaggagaagacaaagctaaaagacaaagaaagcaaagagactGGAAGCCCTAAAATGGATTCTAATCTGGGAAAGCTGGAGGATTCAAAAAGGTCTGGGAAAGATTTAtctggactttttttaaaggaccatctcaataaaaatgaagtgttaaCTAATGGACTGTCAGAGTCTCAAGAGAGTAGGATGGCAAGTATTAAGGCTGAAGCTGATAAGGTTTACATGTTCACAGACAATGCACCCAGCCCTTCTATAGGAAGTGCCTCCAGGATGGAATGCAGCACTTTGGTGAATGGACAATCTTCAATTGCGCCCCTGCATGTGTTGACACAAAGTGGTGAAGATACTGCAGCCACTAAAACCAACAGCCCTGCTTACTCGGATATTTCTGATGCGGCTGATGATGGTGCCTCTGACAGCAGGTCAGAGGGCATGAATTCAAAGGCCAGCTCTCCTTCAGATATTATATCTAATAAGGACAGTGTTGTAAAAGAACATTCTTCAACTGCAACACAATCGGCTCAAGCAAAAGAGTCCCATTCTCCCTATTACCATGGCTACGGACCTTATTATTCTCCAAGTTACATGCACTCTGGACGGGTCAgtgccccagcagctgggaacaGCAGTATCCCACAGGGACTGAAGATCAAAAACGAGGCTAAGGAAgaggatgaaaagaaagagaagacagaactGTCAGATTCCAAGAAAAGTGAAACCAATTCCACTAATTTGCAGCCACAACACCAGTCAGTAATAATGCAAAGACACCCTGCACTTGCCCAGTCACTTTTTTATGGACAGTATGCTTATGGACTCTATATGGACCAAAAGTCCTTAATGGCCTCTAACCCTGCTTACAGACAGCAGTATGAAAAATACTATGAGGACCAGAGActagcagaacagaaaatggcaCAAACTGAGAGAGACTGTGATGGGAAAAATGAACCCCCCTTGAAGGAAATTGGCAATGGTGataataagcagaaaaataacccATCTGCTACTATTTCAAAGGCCCCTTCAACTCCAGAGTCAAGCAAAAATAACACTAAAATAGGGTCATCAGTCCCTAACAAAGGCGAGGAGATGAGCAAATCACAGATCCTTTCCAAtcaccagcagcagcttcagtCTGACAGTTTCAAAGCCAAACAAATGGAGAACCACCAGCTCATAAAGGAGGCTGTGGAGATGAAATCTGTTATGGACTCCATGAAGCAAACAGGAGTAGATCCAACCACAAGATTTAAACAGGTGAGatcacaagaaaaagaacaaatgtgtCTTGACTTATAATTAAATCATGTGAGATTTTGTCTCTGATTTTGCTATGTTCTTTTACCTTTGCAGCCAACCAATCTCCGCCATGCTTTTTTCATGCTGGATACTATTGTAGTCTGTGAATAGACCAATAGGCCTTTCAGTTGagctgtttgaaaagaaaaaaatctagcaaGGTGGTGACAGAATCCAGGCTTAAAATATGAATAGACTATTTTAAATTGAATgcaagaataaaatagaattagATTTCTCTTTTAGATGTAAATTCTAAGCAATTTGCTAAgttcagaaatgagaaatttcGGGCAAAATAAGCAGCTTTTGTTGTGAGAGGACAAAGTAGATTTGAAACACAGTTTggagtgtttctttttttgtgtgttaaatGACACTTGGCATTTACTAAAGATGGGTGAGCTCATTCTTTGAAGAGGTGGCTTGAAGCTCAGCTCTTTATCTTAACTCAAGGTGACCTTTTTGAAATAGTTAagttccctttccctcctcaaccaaccccaaacccctaCAGAcctattgtcgtggtttaacccatCGGCACACCTATACAATGGATGAAATCATCTCTCCATTGAAGTTGGTGAtagttttgccattgacttcaataaaaccaaaatttcaTCTAGTGGCTCATGCTGACCTTACTAGATGTCAGATTTCCTTCATTTGAGGCAATGTTACTGTCTCTGTGCTCTGAACCAGAGCCTCAGTATTGAATGCTTTCATGTTCTGGTGTATGGTACATCCCAGACTTCACCCTAATGGGCTGTCTTTCAAGATACAGTGGGGTCAGGTGAATAGGATTTAGGGAGCTATAAAGGAAATGGGATGGTATGGGCATGAGAAGGAGAAGATTTCTGCTGAGTCAAATGCGTATTTGAACCAGACCATCCAAGCATCTAGTTCTGTGCTTATGTTTCTGTTGCATGTGCCATGAATGTATATGTTAGACACAATGTTTACAGTTAGCTCTTGAATatcttgtatttaaaagaaaagtttcctgTTATTGTTCAGTACTGATTTGATGTAGTCTTGCAAAGAACTCACCTACTTACTTCTAGAACATACTTATAAACAGCTCTACATAATATattatgtaaaaatgtatttgtgatATTCTGTACATGTTCTTTAAACCTTGTGGTCCTGATCCTGTTAATACTTATGTGTGtgtaattttacaaaattaaaaaagattgACTGTCAGCTGAAGGAGTCTGCCTAAATGCCTGACTTCCACTGATTCATGAGTGTTTGTAATATCAGAGGCAGCATAAACATCTTTCCAGCTAGATCAGCTTTTCAGGTTCATTGTTCCAGGTAATCTAAGTGCTCTGACATATCATTAGGCAGCTTTAATTTTGTGGTTGACAGATATTTTTTGCTCTCTAGTGGGAAAATCTCTCTGcgggttttaattaaaatgttttatgtataGTATGGTCTCAGAACTTTGATACAATGCATATGTATTTCATGACTAAGCTAGTtaaaggcaggaaggaggatATAAGATGAAGCAATTGAATTAAATATTGATAACAGTCTCTTACTCTTTCATGGGAATATTGGTTTGACTTGGAGCTCAAGGCACTGTGTAGCAAGCAAACCTCTCCACTATGTAATGCAGATACATTATTaaaacagctattaaaaatacatgaactgAAATATTGGAAATATCAATAATAATCTTATTTAAACATTGaagttgagaaaaaaattttttctgCTCCATATTAGGACCCAGATTCACGAACATGGCATCATTATGTCTATCAGCCCAAATACCTTGATCAGCAAAAATCAGAACTTGATTGTgagaaaaagttaaaagaagaCAGCCCTAGAAAAACACCTAACAAGGAAAGTTCCCTGCCTAACCTTCCTGTCTCATTAGCAAGCATTAAAGAGGAGCCTAAAGAGGTCAAGCGTTCTGATTCTCAATCAGTGGATGAGAGCAAGATAAAAAATGATGATCGAAAGACTCCTGTAAATTGGAAGGACTCTCGGGGTGCTAGAGTGGCAGTTTCCTCACCAATGAGTCAGCATCAGTCATATATCCAGTACTTGCATGCTTATCCTTATCCACAGATGTACGATCCCAACCATCCAGCCTATCGTGTAGTCTCTCCTGTCCTAATGCACAGCTATCCTGGTATGTATTCTGAAACTTGCTTTGCACACTAGTAAAGATTTACACACTCAAAGTGCAGTAAAGcctgcattttaatatttctgttagcagctttgttttgcttgtgcttATGCTAGGAAAAGTTCTGTAGATGAAACTCATTTAATACAGGATGTTCCTTTTATGAACTGTCAGAGTTCGCAGCTACAGTTTCCTCAACCCTTGACAGTCTGCTATTGCTGTTAGACTGACAGTTTATTGCCTAGAAAAATATTCTAAGCACTTACTGTCACAACCATTATAactattttcctttcacttaaAGAGAATACATAAATGTCTGAAATGGCTATGAGCTCAGCCCTCTATAGCCTTCATTCACCAGAGCAAATtaggtgaaaaaaatagatacaaTTTGATAATCACATGATCCTTTTTTGATGTTGCCCTCTGTCCTGGCATCCCCTCCTCCTACCTTGATATAaccaaactgtaaaaacagtAACTTGATGTGGCATTTATTGTTTACCTGCAGGGACTTATCTCACTCCAGGATTTCATTATCCTGTTTATGGGAAGATGtcagggagagaagaggcagagaaagtcAATACCAGTCCGAGCATCAATGTGAAATCAACCACTGAGTCCAAAGCACTGGATTTGCTCCAGCAGCATGCCAACCAATACCGCAGCAAGTCCCCTGTTGTAAGGCTTCATCTGTTGTTACTGAAGAGTGGTACATTTGGGGAGGGGTAGAGAACATCATTTTAAGAAGCACACACAGTCTGGCATCAAGCTATGAATGCATTATGCTTCTTTATActgctgcttaaaataaaagtaatttgatGTCAGGATGCTTTCTTGGCATAAAGTGGAAGTGACACATAAAACAGAGTTCTGTGCTCAGTCTTCTTAACTTAAATGAATGGACTCATATTGAAACCTATATTCAGAAATACCTATTGGTACAGAGTGTATTGCATTTAAATGGGAAGCTCCTGTTTGTAAActgataatgaaataaaaagttggGCTGTGGGATTTGGTAATATCCCCTCAGTATATTTGCCATGAAGCCATCCATATCTTCCGAAAAGCAGATTatctctgtttctgaaaagcatttctttctgaaaatttccatggaaatttctgaaatttccATGTTGGAGCAAACACTATTGTTctactgtggtgggttgaccctggttggatgccaggtgcccaccaaagccgctctatcactcccctcctcagctggacaggggagagaaaatatgacaaaaggctcatgggtcaagataaggacagggagatcactcagcaattaccatcacaggcaaaacagacttgacttggggaaaattaatttaatttattgccaaccaaatcagagtagggtaatgagaaaataaaaccaaatcttaaaacaccttccccccacccctcccttcttcccaggcttaacttcactcctgaattctctacctcctcccccctgAGCGgcggcgcagggggatggggaatgggggttgtggtcagttcatcacacattgtctctgccgctccttcctcctcagggggaggactcctcacactcttcccctgctccagcatggggtccctcccacgggagacagttcttcatgaactgctccagagTGGGTCCCTTCCAtagggtgcagtccttcaggaacagactgctccagtgtgggtcccccacggtgtcacaagtcctgccagcaaacctgctccagcgtgggctcctctctctctatggggtcacaggtcctgccaggagcctgctccagcgcaggcttcccacggggtcacagcctccttcgggcatccacctgctctggtgtggggtcctccatgggctgcaggtggatatctgctccaccattaacctccatgggctgcagggggacagcctgcctcaccatggtcttcaccacaggctgcaggggaatctctgctctggcgcctgcagcacctcctccccctccttcttcactgaccttggtgtctgcagagttgtttctctcacatattctcactcctctctctggctgcagttgctgttatgcatttcccccccccttcttaaatatgttatcacagaggcactaccacctTCGCTGATTGGttcggccttggccagcggcgggtccatcttggagccagctggcactggctctgtcggacatgggggaaacttctagcagcttctcacagaagccacccctgtagccccccgctaccaaaaccttgacatgcaaacccaatacatcTACTTTCAGATAGGTTGGTTCTAGTTTCAATTGTGAGCAAGTCACTGACTTGATTctatttttagaagaatttttttcttgctgctcaGGCAGGTTTGATCCCCAGAGTGCATTAAAGAAGGCTGAGAACTAATTTACATCAGCTCTTAACAACTCAGATTGGTTGTTCAGGCATTTGCAAGTCAGCCAGGCTTAAGAGAATCC harbors:
- the LOC140651224 gene encoding zinc finger protein 608-like, with amino-acid sequence MSVNTSTAGKGVDPNAVDVYDSGDDWEIGVGNLIIDLDADLEKDRQKFEMNNSTNITTTTSSNTSSKDCGGLASSGANATSALVDGLKFASVQPSAPQGSSSHKETSKSKVKRSRTSKDANKSLPSAALYGIPEISSAGKRQEVQGRPGETTGMNSALGQNVSSNLNGNNNTTRNNTSASCGKNKEEKPGKNQGSRGSKRDKDVGKSRKDKQHDLQQGHPNDSGGGSSQAPSGYLYGYGAKGGGGGSSSPFHCTSSTMGEVSKSTLDSGLLGNSVLVKKEEEEESHRRTKRLKREKVDPLFTVPEPPPPISSSITPQILPSYFSPSSSNIAAPVEQLLVRTHSLGVNTCEVGVVTEPECLGPCEPGTSVNLEGIVWHETEEGVLVVNVTWRNKTYVGTLLDCTKHDWAPPRFCESPTSDLEMQGGRGRGKQARSTAAVPGNDASFTESRGLQNKNRGGANGKGRRGSLNASGYSTPPNCAVDDVKASPSSTNKRKNKPPMELKLNSSSEDNKSGKRARTNSRSTPTTPQGKLEATFLDQGCSSPVLIDCPHPNCNKKYKHINGLRYHQAHAHLDPENKLEFEPDSEDKISDCEEALSNVALECSEPSTNLSSFDPLKVLTSPSSITIPGTPKGKRELTSNGPSSVISSKTGKNSGKKKGLNSEMTSLPVISNMASTLDNCLVADGNLQTEMPKLEAEGLIDKKILGDKDKGKKANNCKVDKNLSKLKMARPIAPAPALTPHQLIAIPTAAFTTTTTGTIPRLPSLTTIVVQATLKSPPLKSIQPMPTIMGEPSTVNPALTSLKDRKKKEKTKLKDKESKETGSPKMDSNLGKLEDSKRSGKDLSGLFLKDHLNKNEVLTNGLSESQESRMASIKAEADKVYMFTDNAPSPSIGSASRMECSTLVNGQSSIAPLHVLTQSGEDTAATKTNSPAYSDISDAADDGASDSRSEGMNSKASSPSDIISNKDSVVKEHSSTATQSAQAKESHSPYYHGYGPYYSPSYMHSGRVSAPAAGNSSIPQGLKIKNEAKEEDEKKEKTELSDSKKSETNSTNLQPQHQSVIMQRHPALAQSLFYGQYAYGLYMDQKSLMASNPAYRQQYEKYYEDQRLAEQKMAQTERDCDGKNEPPLKEIGNGDNKQKNNPSATISKAPSTPESSKNNTKIGSSVPNKGEEMSKSQILSNHQQQLQSDSFKAKQMENHQLIKEAVEMKSVMDSMKQTGVDPTTRFKQDPDSRTWHHYVYQPKYLDQQKSELDCEKKLKEDSPRKTPNKESSLPNLPVSLASIKEEPKEVKRSDSQSVDESKIKNDDRKTPVNWKDSRGARVAVSSPMSQHQSYIQYLHAYPYPQMYDPNHPAYRVVSPVLMHSYPGTYLTPGFHYPVYGKMSGREEAEKVNTSPSINVKSTTESKALDLLQQHANQYRSKSPVPVEKSAAECEREAERERDHHSPFSQRHLHTHHHTHVGMGYPLIPGQYDPFQGLTSAALVATEQVAAQASASGMFPAQRR